A single region of the Marinobacter nanhaiticus D15-8W genome encodes:
- a CDS encoding amino acid ABC transporter permease produces the protein MAYEFDFAATLEYGDLLLKGAGFTLTLTAVGSVFGITLGIACAICRAWEIRPFNWIATGYVELIRNTPFLVQLFFIFFGLPELGVRMSEWQAAVLAMVINLGAYSTEIVRAGVQATLKGQIEAGESLAFSRFQIFRHIVLRPSLQRVWPALSSQVIIVMLGSAVCSQIATEELTFAANFIQSRNFRAFETYAITTVIYFLMALGIRQVFNLFGRYVIVRRPLDGRARA, from the coding sequence ATGGCTTACGAATTCGACTTTGCCGCCACCCTTGAGTATGGGGATCTCCTGCTCAAGGGGGCGGGTTTTACACTGACGCTGACGGCGGTGGGGAGCGTGTTCGGGATCACCCTGGGCATCGCCTGCGCTATTTGCCGGGCCTGGGAGATCAGGCCGTTCAATTGGATCGCGACCGGCTATGTGGAGTTGATCCGCAACACGCCGTTCCTGGTCCAGTTGTTCTTTATCTTTTTCGGGCTACCGGAACTTGGCGTGCGCATGAGCGAATGGCAGGCCGCGGTGCTTGCGATGGTGATCAACCTGGGGGCCTATTCCACCGAGATTGTTCGTGCCGGGGTACAAGCCACCCTCAAGGGCCAGATCGAGGCGGGTGAATCGCTGGCGTTCAGCCGCTTCCAGATCTTCCGCCATATCGTGCTGCGCCCTTCCCTGCAGCGGGTCTGGCCGGCTCTGAGCAGTCAGGTGATTATCGTGATGCTCGGCTCCGCGGTCTGTTCGCAAATCGCGACCGAAGAACTGACCTTTGCCGCCAACTTCATCCAGTCCCGCAACTTCCGCGCTTTCGAAACCTATGCCATCACCACCGTGATCTACTTCCTGATGGCCCTCGGCATCCGCCAGGTGTTCAACCTGTTCGGTCGCTACGTCATCGTCCGCAGACCACTGGACGGGAGGGCTCGCGCATGA
- a CDS encoding LysR substrate-binding domain-containing protein — protein MTSPVPLTRTLPLLENDVLRTFVAIAETNSFSRAAKQVFRTTSAVSMQIKRLEEMLETQLFVREARRVSLTPEGETLLRYSRRLLKLNEEAVSEFLRPSLSGTVKFGTPDDIGTRILPGVLADFARSHPAVQVDVVVGSSQTMVERLESGEIDLALITSGSDGQADHGTVVHTEPLVWAHRAGGTAIERSPLPVAFASPGCIWRATALAALDRAGIPYRVAYTSEHCAGQQAAMEADLAIAPFPLGLIRKPIRQVPEAAGLPPLGHYQIEMLTGAQRGDVVEALGGHIARAFTALRSEQALYPEPMRQLA, from the coding sequence ATGACCTCCCCTGTCCCTCTCACTCGCACGTTGCCGTTACTCGAAAACGATGTCCTGCGAACGTTCGTTGCCATTGCAGAGACCAATAGTTTTAGTCGGGCGGCCAAACAGGTTTTTCGAACCACGTCGGCGGTCAGCATGCAGATCAAGCGACTGGAAGAGATGCTCGAAACACAACTCTTCGTTCGCGAAGCCCGGCGCGTGTCCCTGACGCCCGAGGGGGAAACACTGCTGCGTTACAGCCGGCGACTGCTGAAGCTGAATGAAGAGGCCGTTTCCGAATTCCTGCGCCCTTCCCTGAGCGGCACGGTCAAATTCGGCACCCCGGACGATATCGGCACCCGCATACTGCCCGGCGTGCTTGCTGATTTCGCTCGCTCCCACCCGGCAGTACAGGTGGATGTCGTGGTCGGCAGCAGCCAGACCATGGTGGAACGGCTTGAATCCGGTGAAATCGACCTGGCGCTGATTACCTCGGGTAGCGACGGGCAAGCCGATCACGGGACAGTGGTCCATACAGAGCCGCTGGTCTGGGCACACCGGGCTGGCGGTACGGCGATTGAACGCTCGCCGCTACCCGTTGCCTTTGCCAGCCCAGGCTGTATCTGGCGCGCCACTGCATTGGCTGCCCTGGATCGGGCTGGCATTCCCTATCGTGTGGCCTACACCAGCGAGCATTGTGCCGGCCAGCAGGCGGCCATGGAGGCCGATCTTGCCATCGCGCCGTTTCCGCTGGGCCTGATCCGCAAACCCATACGCCAGGTTCCGGAAGCAGCTGGGCTGCCGCCATTGGGGCATTACCAAATCGAAATGCTTACCGGCGCACAGCGTGGCGATGTGGTCGAAGCGCTTGGAGGACATATCGCGCGAGCCTTCACGGCATTGCGAAGCGAACAGGCGTTGTACCCGGAACCGATGCGTCAACTTGCATAA
- a CDS encoding FadR/GntR family transcriptional regulator, translating into MSTLSSVAAQALQRKIVSADYSPGERLPSQRELALSLGISRTSLREAISMLEALGLVRSHPGKGVYVSERAVHDEVPKGPSGITPESIFQLRYIVEPAAAALAARYASEAVNQLQETQDGLERALHKLDLVSAAEWDLEFHKRLARLSGNPSLAAVMQQSEIKIGYSLRLPFANTQRIWETVDEHKSIIQAVADGDAERAREAIQRHLLCAASRIGIRFEQP; encoded by the coding sequence ATGTCGACCCTGTCCAGCGTAGCTGCCCAGGCCCTCCAACGGAAAATTGTCAGCGCCGACTATTCGCCGGGCGAGCGTCTACCATCCCAGCGGGAACTGGCGTTGAGTCTGGGTATCAGCCGTACATCGCTGCGGGAAGCCATATCCATGCTGGAAGCCCTGGGCCTCGTACGTTCCCACCCGGGCAAAGGCGTCTATGTCAGCGAGCGCGCAGTTCACGACGAAGTGCCGAAAGGGCCGTCAGGGATTACACCCGAATCCATTTTCCAGCTGCGTTACATCGTCGAGCCCGCAGCCGCCGCCCTCGCCGCACGTTACGCCAGCGAAGCCGTCAACCAGTTGCAGGAAACCCAGGACGGACTGGAGCGCGCCCTCCACAAACTCGACCTGGTCAGCGCTGCGGAATGGGACCTCGAGTTTCACAAGCGCCTGGCCCGCCTTTCGGGTAATCCCTCGTTGGCGGCAGTAATGCAGCAGAGCGAGATCAAGATCGGCTATAGCCTCCGGCTCCCCTTCGCCAATACCCAACGCATCTGGGAAACCGTCGACGAGCACAAATCCATCATTCAGGCGGTCGCCGATGGCGATGCAGAACGGGCCCGTGAGGCCATCCAACGCCACCTGCTCTGCGCCGCCAGTCGGATAGGCATTCGCTTCGAGCAACCTTGA
- a CDS encoding transporter substrate-binding domain-containing protein: MQAINRVTRKQTGAWTLRFCAMVLACCASFLGTAAAQADTLEDIKQEGVLKVAVPQDFPPFGSIGTDMKPQGYDIDMATLIANDLGVDVELIPVTSANRIPFLTTGKADLVISSLGKNPDRAKVIDFSEPYAPFFNGVFGPKASTVEGAEDLDGKMIAVTRGSIEDLELTKIAPDSATLKRFEDNNATISAFLSGQTDLIATGNVVAAAVAERTSSRDLEVKFLIKNSPCYVGVAKGDTALIAKVNDIIKAAREDGRLNDISQRWLNAPLPEQL, translated from the coding sequence ATGCAAGCGATCAACCGAGTGACACGAAAGCAGACCGGCGCCTGGACCCTGCGGTTCTGTGCCATGGTGCTGGCTTGCTGCGCCAGCTTCCTGGGCACTGCCGCAGCCCAGGCCGATACCTTGGAAGACATCAAGCAGGAGGGCGTCCTCAAGGTTGCCGTACCTCAGGATTTTCCGCCCTTCGGCAGCATTGGCACCGATATGAAACCCCAAGGCTATGACATCGATATGGCCACCCTGATCGCCAACGACCTGGGCGTCGATGTAGAGCTCATCCCGGTGACCAGCGCCAACCGCATCCCGTTCCTGACCACCGGCAAAGCCGACCTGGTAATTTCCAGCCTGGGCAAGAACCCGGATCGCGCCAAGGTGATCGACTTTTCCGAGCCCTACGCGCCGTTCTTCAATGGTGTATTCGGTCCCAAAGCCTCGACCGTCGAGGGCGCCGAGGATCTGGACGGCAAGATGATCGCCGTGACCCGCGGCTCCATCGAGGATCTGGAACTCACCAAGATTGCACCCGACAGCGCCACGCTGAAGCGCTTTGAAGATAACAACGCCACGATCTCCGCTTTTCTCTCCGGTCAGACCGACCTTATCGCTACCGGTAACGTCGTCGCCGCCGCCGTTGCCGAGCGCACCTCAAGCCGAGACCTGGAGGTGAAGTTCCTGATCAAGAACTCGCCGTGCTATGTGGGCGTGGCCAAGGGCGACACCGCACTGATCGCCAAGGTGAACGACATCATCAAGGCCGCCCGTGAAGACGGCCGGCTCAACGACATCTCCCAGCGCTGGCTGAACGCCCCTCTGCCTGAGCAGCTCTAG
- a CDS encoding amino acid ABC transporter ATP-binding protein: MSLVSINEIHKHFGDLHVLKGITMDVREGDVVTIIGRSGSGKSTLLRTINGLEGIDDGAIHVDGTELVAGQKDLRALRLKVGMVFQQFNLFPHLKAGENVMLALKVVKGISKAEAREMAMAAMTKVGLAEKFDAYPDQLSGGQQQRVAIARALAMSPKVLLCDEVTSALDPELVNEVLNVVRQLADEGMTLIMVTHEMRFARDVSDKLVFMHEGRVHESGDPKHLFVNPGTPELSAFIQSVS; this comes from the coding sequence ATGTCTCTGGTTAGTATCAACGAAATCCACAAGCACTTCGGCGACCTGCACGTCCTCAAGGGCATCACCATGGACGTCAGGGAGGGTGATGTGGTCACCATTATCGGCCGCAGCGGATCGGGTAAAAGTACCCTGCTGCGCACCATCAACGGCCTGGAAGGCATCGACGACGGTGCTATCCACGTGGATGGCACAGAACTGGTGGCTGGCCAGAAGGATCTGCGGGCACTGCGCCTGAAAGTCGGCATGGTGTTCCAGCAATTCAACCTGTTCCCTCACCTCAAGGCCGGGGAAAACGTCATGCTGGCCCTGAAGGTGGTCAAAGGCATCAGCAAGGCGGAGGCCCGGGAGATGGCCATGGCCGCCATGACCAAGGTGGGCCTTGCCGAAAAGTTCGACGCCTACCCCGACCAGCTTTCCGGCGGCCAGCAACAGCGGGTCGCCATTGCACGAGCCCTGGCCATGTCACCGAAGGTTCTGTTATGCGATGAAGTCACATCCGCCCTGGACCCAGAACTCGTCAATGAAGTGCTGAACGTTGTCCGCCAGCTGGCCGACGAAGGTATGACGCTGATCATGGTGACCCATGAAATGCGCTTTGCCCGGGACGTCAGCGACAAATTGGTCTTCATGCACGAGGGTCGGGTTCATGAATCGGGCGACCCGAAACACCTCTTCGTGAATCCGGGCACCCCGGAACTTTCGGCGTTCATCCAGTCCGTCTCCTGA
- a CDS encoding DksA/TraR family C4-type zinc finger protein, which yields MAGGWSKDGAVQDQIDSTVEDELQRARARLPSGESLTHCEECDAEIPEARRKALPGVRLCVKCQSEHDKATGPYSGYNRRGSKDSQLR from the coding sequence ATGGCTGGCGGATGGTCGAAGGACGGAGCCGTCCAGGATCAGATCGATAGTACTGTGGAAGACGAACTGCAGCGGGCTCGGGCCCGCTTGCCTTCCGGTGAGAGCCTGACGCATTGCGAAGAATGCGATGCGGAAATTCCGGAAGCGCGTCGGAAGGCGCTACCCGGGGTGAGATTGTGTGTGAAGTGTCAGAGCGAGCATGACAAGGCCACAGGCCCCTATAGCGGCTATAATCGTCGGGGCAGCAAGGATAGTCAGCTGCGATGA
- a CDS encoding patatin-like phospholipase family protein, translated as MPPSPEHGSTSALVVEGGAMRGIFAAGVLDAFMAQDYNPFDFTVGVSAGATNLVGYLAGDYGRSYRVITDHACRPDFINWKRFLRGGHLCDVHWLWHQSFNDVRLNFDRYLQQQVPLWVGTTLVRSGEPRYYRIDERNLHDVFTASCSLPVAYRAFPEVEGEPMTDGGMADSIPVKWAYEQGARDITVVLSKPLGFRKKPARFPALMRPLFRQQPALYDVILKRAEDYNRTLDFMTSPPDDCRVNIIAPPPGFPVSRLTTQITKLDQGYRQGISAGNTHLEQTATPVPAAKERIEAHATEPDALAG; from the coding sequence ATGCCCCCATCCCCGGAACATGGATCGACATCCGCCCTCGTCGTCGAGGGTGGCGCCATGCGAGGTATCTTCGCCGCTGGCGTGCTCGATGCCTTTATGGCCCAAGACTACAACCCTTTCGATTTCACGGTCGGTGTCTCAGCCGGCGCCACCAACCTGGTCGGCTACCTGGCTGGCGATTACGGACGCAGTTACCGGGTAATCACCGATCACGCCTGCCGACCGGACTTCATCAACTGGAAGCGCTTTCTACGGGGCGGTCACCTGTGCGATGTGCACTGGCTATGGCACCAGTCATTCAACGACGTCAGGCTCAATTTCGATCGCTACCTCCAGCAACAGGTTCCCCTCTGGGTGGGCACCACGCTGGTCCGCAGTGGCGAGCCTCGCTACTACCGGATCGACGAACGAAACCTCCATGACGTGTTCACGGCCTCCTGTTCGCTGCCGGTCGCCTATCGGGCCTTTCCGGAGGTCGAGGGCGAACCCATGACCGATGGAGGCATGGCCGATTCCATCCCCGTCAAATGGGCTTATGAACAGGGTGCGAGGGACATCACGGTGGTGCTCTCCAAGCCCTTGGGTTTCCGCAAGAAGCCGGCGCGCTTCCCGGCCCTGATGCGCCCGCTCTTCAGGCAACAACCCGCGCTCTACGACGTCATCCTGAAGCGTGCAGAAGACTACAACCGCACGCTCGATTTCATGACCTCACCGCCGGACGATTGCCGCGTCAATATCATCGCGCCCCCACCCGGTTTCCCCGTCAGTCGGCTCACGACCCAGATCACCAAGCTTGACCAGGGTTACAGGCAGGGAATATCTGCGGGGAATACCCACCTCGAACAGACAGCAACGCCAGTACCAGCGGCAAAAGAACGGATAGAGGCGCACGCCACAGAGCCGGACGCGCTCGCCGGCTAA
- a CDS encoding homocysteine S-methyltransferase family protein, with protein MSVYRNALPQLGDQLFLLDGGMETTLIYLDGLELPHFAAFDLLSTREGEEKLEAYYLPFVELARRSRRGLILESPTWRASPDWAEKLGYSLDELDDLNRKSIGLLERIRERYQTAGTPMVISGCLGPRGDGYVPNQGMGVNEARDYHQRQVDVFAGSAADMVAALTMNTIEEATGIVLAAQAASIPVVISFTTETDGRLPCGVSLAEAIEAVDAATDTGPIYYMINCAHPDHFTPALTEEPWTRRVRGIRANASRKSHEELDRSTELDAGDPSELGAQYAQLRERFSHLNVLGGCCGTDIRHIESIAGHCAH; from the coding sequence ATGTCGGTTTACAGAAATGCATTGCCCCAGCTTGGCGACCAGCTCTTCCTGCTCGACGGCGGCATGGAAACCACGCTGATCTACCTGGATGGCCTTGAGCTCCCTCACTTTGCCGCCTTCGATTTGTTGTCGACTCGAGAAGGGGAAGAAAAGCTCGAAGCCTATTATCTGCCCTTCGTTGAACTGGCACGCCGTTCACGCCGTGGGCTGATCCTGGAAAGCCCGACCTGGCGCGCCAGCCCTGATTGGGCAGAGAAACTGGGCTACAGCCTGGATGAGTTGGACGATCTCAATCGCAAGTCGATCGGGCTACTGGAACGTATCCGTGAGCGCTACCAGACGGCAGGTACGCCGATGGTGATCAGCGGTTGCCTGGGCCCGCGGGGCGATGGCTACGTGCCGAACCAGGGCATGGGTGTCAACGAGGCACGGGATTATCACCAGAGGCAGGTCGACGTTTTTGCCGGTAGCGCGGCCGATATGGTCGCGGCGTTGACGATGAATACCATCGAAGAGGCGACCGGTATCGTGTTGGCTGCACAGGCGGCGAGTATCCCGGTGGTGATTTCCTTCACGACGGAGACCGACGGTCGGCTGCCTTGCGGCGTATCGCTCGCAGAAGCGATAGAGGCAGTGGATGCGGCGACGGACACGGGCCCGATCTACTACATGATCAACTGCGCCCATCCGGACCACTTTACGCCAGCTCTGACGGAAGAGCCCTGGACACGACGGGTTCGCGGTATCCGCGCCAATGCGAGTCGCAAGAGCCATGAGGAACTGGATCGGTCAACGGAGCTTGATGCAGGTGATCCGAGCGAACTGGGGGCGCAATATGCTCAACTGCGCGAGCGCTTCAGTCACCTGAACGTTCTCGGTGGGTGTTGCGGTACGGATATCCGGCACATCGAGTCTATAGCCGGACACTGCGCACACTAA
- a CDS encoding amino acid ABC transporter permease, translating into MTEFTLFDMLRGLWSGLQWTLVLSLLAFVLGGIVGLIVLFARIADNRILQAVSKGYIELFQGTPLLMQLFMLFFGISLLGLDVSPWFAAALGLTLFTSAFLAEIWRGCVESIPRGQWEASESLAFNYGEQMRHVILPQALRIAIPPTVGFSVQVVKGTAVASIIGFTELTKTGTMIANATFDPFLVYGLVALGYFALCWPLSLFARRLEGAFHVSG; encoded by the coding sequence ATGACCGAATTTACCTTGTTCGACATGCTGCGCGGACTCTGGTCCGGTCTGCAATGGACGCTGGTACTTTCACTGCTGGCCTTTGTGCTGGGCGGGATCGTGGGGCTGATCGTTCTTTTTGCCCGCATTGCCGATAACCGCATACTGCAGGCCGTGTCCAAAGGCTATATCGAGCTGTTCCAGGGCACGCCACTGCTGATGCAGTTGTTCATGCTATTCTTTGGTATCTCCCTGCTTGGTCTCGACGTGTCGCCCTGGTTCGCAGCGGCGCTAGGTCTCACGCTGTTCACCAGCGCCTTTCTTGCCGAAATCTGGCGCGGCTGCGTCGAGTCGATTCCCCGCGGCCAGTGGGAGGCCTCCGAGAGCCTGGCCTTCAATTACGGCGAGCAGATGCGCCACGTGATCCTGCCCCAGGCCCTGCGTATTGCGATTCCGCCCACCGTCGGGTTCTCGGTACAGGTGGTCAAAGGCACGGCCGTCGCCTCCATAATCGGGTTCACCGAACTCACCAAGACGGGAACCATGATCGCCAACGCCACCTTCGATCCATTTCTCGTGTACGGCCTCGTGGCATTAGGGTATTTCGCCCTGTGCTGGCCGCTATCCCTGTTCGCCCGCCGTCTGGAAGGAGCTTTCCATGTCTCTGGTTAG
- the codB gene encoding cytosine permease yields the protein MNHPATPQEQDYPLSAVPLEARKSLASMGLVLLGFTFFTATMWAGGSVGTAFDFQTMLLVLLIGNLLLGTYAAILAFIAARTGLNTALMSRFAFGQVGSKLSDFILGFTQIGWYAWGTATMAILLVKMTGLSQAWEMPLMVVFGFGFCISAFIGYRGLEWLSRFAVPAMIILIAVSMTIATNDGGGLAGLSAIVPSEDMSMAAAITLVFGTFVSGGTQATNWTRFARSGKAAVVATLAAFFIGNGLMTLVGAFGALVYQQADIVDILVAQGLATLGILMLFLNLWTTQDNTVYNFAVAGCNMFRTRRRKLVTVVGAGVGTLLAVLGMYEWLIPFLILLGTFIPPVGGVIMANYFVAWRARYPDLETASLPAFNLPGLAAYGLGSLAAYTSPWIAPVVGVVAAALAFALIHVATVAVKERRAEMMKPV from the coding sequence ATGAATCATCCAGCCACCCCACAAGAACAGGATTATCCGCTCAGCGCGGTGCCGCTCGAGGCACGCAAGAGTCTGGCGTCGATGGGCCTGGTTCTCCTGGGATTTACGTTCTTTACTGCCACCATGTGGGCCGGCGGGTCGGTCGGGACTGCATTCGATTTCCAGACGATGTTATTGGTGCTTTTGATCGGTAACCTGCTGCTCGGTACCTACGCCGCGATCCTGGCTTTCATTGCTGCACGGACCGGATTGAATACCGCGCTGATGAGCCGTTTTGCGTTCGGACAGGTGGGCAGCAAGTTGTCCGACTTCATTCTCGGCTTTACCCAGATCGGCTGGTACGCCTGGGGTACCGCGACCATGGCGATCCTCCTGGTCAAGATGACCGGGCTTTCGCAGGCCTGGGAGATGCCCCTGATGGTGGTGTTCGGTTTCGGTTTCTGCATCAGTGCGTTTATCGGTTATAGAGGTCTGGAGTGGCTGTCGCGATTTGCAGTGCCGGCAATGATCATCCTGATTGCCGTCAGTATGACGATTGCCACGAACGATGGTGGTGGGCTGGCTGGACTGAGTGCCATCGTGCCTTCTGAGGATATGAGCATGGCGGCGGCGATTACGCTGGTCTTCGGTACCTTTGTCAGCGGCGGTACCCAAGCCACCAACTGGACCCGGTTCGCCCGCTCAGGCAAGGCTGCTGTGGTTGCCACACTGGCAGCGTTCTTCATCGGTAATGGACTGATGACACTGGTGGGTGCATTCGGTGCGCTGGTCTACCAGCAGGCTGATATCGTCGACATCCTGGTGGCGCAGGGTCTCGCGACGCTGGGAATCCTGATGCTGTTCCTTAACCTTTGGACGACCCAGGACAATACCGTCTATAACTTTGCGGTCGCTGGGTGCAACATGTTCCGCACCCGCCGTCGCAAGTTGGTTACCGTCGTCGGTGCCGGTGTGGGCACCTTGCTTGCCGTACTGGGCATGTACGAATGGCTGATTCCCTTCCTGATCCTGCTGGGCACGTTCATCCCGCCGGTGGGCGGCGTGATAATGGCAAACTATTTCGTGGCCTGGCGTGCGAGGTATCCGGATCTTGAAACGGCCTCGCTTCCGGCGTTCAACCTGCCCGGGCTGGCGGCTTATGGTCTGGGTTCACTGGCGGCCTATACCTCCCCCTGGATTGCGCCGGTGGTTGGGGTTGTCGCGGCAGCGTTGGCCTTTGCCTTGATTCATGTGGCAACCGTGGCCGTGAAGGAACGCCGGGCCGAAATGATGAAGCCGGTCTGA
- a CDS encoding sodium:calcium antiporter encodes MEILLWSVVALIGTAIIWKGSGLLESSSARLSAYYSLPEIVQGAIVVAVGSSFPELSTTVISTLVHGEFELGVAAIVGSALFNILIIPAAAGLSTRKQLRASRDLVYKEAQFYMIAVAVLTLTFSFAAIYFPVENEHAIVGEINRWLALMPIGLYLLYIFVQYQDTLDQGEKVDTTGISAPKEWGKLGLSLIVIVVGVEGLVRAAINFGEIFSTPSFLWGITVVAAGTSIPDAFVSVRAARDGRGVTSIANVLGSNTFDLLVCIPVGVLIAGTTVINFSVAAPMMAVLTAATILLFLLMRTNMVLSRTESVALLVFYLVFVVWISAESFGVVDWVPGLPPTSPQGSH; translated from the coding sequence ATGGAGATACTGCTGTGGTCAGTGGTTGCACTGATCGGGACAGCCATTATCTGGAAGGGTAGCGGTTTACTGGAGTCCTCCAGTGCCCGGCTCTCTGCCTACTATTCCCTGCCGGAGATCGTCCAGGGCGCGATTGTCGTAGCGGTCGGCTCCTCCTTTCCGGAACTTTCCACCACCGTTATTTCTACATTGGTCCACGGCGAGTTCGAACTAGGCGTGGCCGCCATTGTCGGCTCGGCACTGTTCAATATCCTGATCATTCCCGCCGCCGCCGGACTGAGTACCCGCAAGCAACTACGCGCCAGCCGCGACCTGGTGTACAAGGAAGCCCAGTTCTACATGATCGCGGTGGCGGTACTGACGCTGACCTTCTCCTTCGCCGCCATCTATTTCCCGGTCGAGAACGAGCACGCTATCGTCGGTGAGATCAATCGCTGGCTCGCGCTGATGCCGATCGGGCTGTACCTGCTCTATATTTTCGTCCAGTACCAGGACACGCTGGACCAGGGTGAGAAGGTCGACACCACCGGCATTTCGGCCCCGAAGGAGTGGGGAAAGCTGGGCCTGTCGTTGATTGTTATCGTCGTCGGCGTCGAGGGCCTGGTACGCGCCGCCATCAACTTCGGCGAGATCTTCAGCACGCCCAGCTTCCTGTGGGGGATCACCGTGGTCGCAGCCGGCACCTCAATTCCCGATGCCTTCGTCTCGGTCCGCGCCGCCCGGGACGGGCGCGGGGTCACCAGTATCGCCAACGTGCTGGGGAGCAATACCTTTGACCTGCTTGTCTGTATTCCGGTTGGTGTCCTGATCGCCGGCACCACCGTCATCAACTTCTCCGTCGCTGCCCCGATGATGGCCGTGCTCACCGCCGCGACCATCCTTCTTTTCCTGCTGATGCGCACGAATATGGTGCTGTCCCGTACCGAATCCGTTGCCCTGCTGGTGTTCTATCTGGTGTTCGTGGTGTGGATCAGCGCGGAAAGCTTTGGCGTTGTTGACTGGGTCCCCGGCCTGCCGCCTACCTCGCCACAAGGGAGCCACTGA
- a CDS encoding TetR/AcrR family transcriptional regulator: MATRANSSRERILATAEALILQKGFTGTSIEEILDKAAITKGGFFYHFNGKTALARALVERYIEQDNAVFHELLAQADRLSEDPLQRLLIFLNLFTEMVSGMLTIHPGCLVAAFTYELQQLDEEVREQMVAGLLGWRTLIAERLVEVAERYPARTPVSIDTLADMFSSSLEGGIILARLLDNNQALIDQVQSYRTHLRLVYDPAISALAH, encoded by the coding sequence ATGGCTACACGAGCAAACAGCAGTCGCGAGAGAATCTTGGCGACCGCCGAGGCGTTGATACTGCAAAAGGGATTTACGGGCACCTCGATCGAAGAAATCCTCGACAAGGCAGCCATCACCAAGGGCGGTTTCTTCTATCATTTCAACGGCAAGACAGCCCTGGCCAGGGCATTGGTAGAACGCTATATCGAGCAGGACAATGCGGTCTTCCATGAACTGTTGGCGCAGGCGGACAGGCTCAGCGAAGACCCACTCCAGCGCCTGCTGATCTTTCTCAACCTGTTTACCGAAATGGTGAGCGGCATGCTGACCATTCATCCGGGCTGCCTGGTAGCGGCCTTCACCTACGAGCTGCAGCAATTGGATGAGGAGGTGCGTGAGCAGATGGTCGCTGGACTGTTAGGCTGGCGCACCCTGATTGCCGAGCGACTGGTAGAAGTGGCTGAACGCTACCCTGCAAGAACACCGGTGTCGATAGACACCCTGGCGGACATGTTCAGTTCCTCACTCGAAGGCGGCATCATCCTTGCGCGGTTGCTCGACAACAATCAGGCGCTGATCGACCAGGTCCAATCCTACCGCACGCATCTGAGACTGGTTTACGACCCGGCGATCAGCGCCCTGGCGCATTAA
- a CDS encoding CBS domain-containing protein, translating to MSANYQPLPTSEVLGKQRIVDPDLHPELTPEDPAIKIMRDFRETPPSTIRGDVSVSEARVVMKLADVPLKLVVNGSGEFVGIISLKDVLGKKALATAHAKGTSLDEVQVKDIMERPNQFPSIHVRHLANVRIGDVVETFNQAQTDHFLVFEDDENQPGRTRLRGLISSGLIARRLHIALESNARARTFSDIVHAVHGHFE from the coding sequence ATGAGCGCAAACTACCAGCCCCTGCCGACCAGCGAAGTACTTGGCAAACAGCGTATCGTAGACCCGGACCTGCACCCGGAACTGACCCCGGAAGATCCGGCTATAAAGATTATGCGCGACTTTCGCGAAACGCCGCCGTCCACCATCAGAGGTGACGTCTCGGTGAGCGAAGCCCGCGTGGTAATGAAACTGGCCGATGTGCCGCTGAAACTGGTGGTCAACGGTTCCGGTGAATTCGTCGGTATCATTTCCCTCAAGGACGTGCTTGGCAAAAAAGCACTAGCTACCGCCCATGCCAAGGGCACCAGCCTGGACGAAGTCCAGGTGAAGGACATCATGGAGCGGCCCAACCAGTTTCCCAGCATCCATGTCCGTCACCTGGCGAACGTGCGTATCGGCGATGTGGTCGAGACCTTCAACCAGGCGCAGACCGATCACTTCCTGGTATTCGAAGACGACGAGAACCAGCCCGGCCGAACCCGCCTGCGCGGTCTGATATCCTCGGGACTGATTGCTCGCCGGTTGCATATCGCCTTGGAGAGCAATGCCCGGGCCCGCACGTTCTCCGACATCGTGCATGCGGTCCACGGACACTTCGAGTAG